A part of Anaerolineales bacterium genomic DNA contains:
- a CDS encoding alpha-amylase has translation MKKIVACLFVLIIAACTFSGNSTSMAGPTATRSITSTVQPSATLALSTTTTIPTAAPMLSPTPTQETVRSPWWNDTVFYELQVRSFYDSNGDGIGDFNGLIEKLDYLNDGNPDTTTDLGITGIWLMPINPSPSTHGYDVTDYYAVNPLFGTLDDFRHLVDEAHRRGIRIITDLVINHSSSQHPWFIQSQDPQSPYRDWYVWEDVDPGWKGPWAQQVWYPFNNDYYYAFFWEGMPDLNYTNPDVTSEMENVTRFWLSDVGIDGFRLDAIGSLIEEGSVTIETQSSHDWFANYYEFYKGIKPEAMTIGEVWREDAVVVPWVTGKQVDLAFEFDLAFAMIASINDGNSSRMLDVLRSGTSQFPSGQYGTFLANHDMHRVMTQIGNDPAKAKAAASLYFVLPGVPFLYYGEEIGMRDEPPDILVPGPMQWSGGTNAGFSTGVPWSPAVVDPTYNVSAETADPESLLAHYRTLISLRNGHPTLRTGEFYILSVANNGLFACLRTTSNESVLAVINLTGSPIQEYQLSLEASSLPQGNYSAISLLDGTELAPLEVADHGVFRGYVPLPEIPPYATVMLLLQSE, from the coding sequence TTGAAAAAGATAGTTGCATGTCTTTTCGTCCTGATCATAGCTGCCTGTACTTTTTCTGGCAATAGCACCTCGATGGCTGGACCAACCGCCACGCGGTCAATTACTTCCACAGTCCAACCCAGCGCCACGCTCGCCCTATCCACCACAACGACTATACCGACCGCGGCGCCTATGCTATCTCCGACTCCAACCCAGGAAACAGTCAGGTCTCCCTGGTGGAACGATACAGTTTTCTATGAGCTCCAGGTGCGCAGTTTCTATGACAGCAATGGGGATGGGATCGGTGATTTCAACGGCCTGATCGAAAAGCTGGATTACCTGAATGATGGCAATCCGGATACCACCACTGACCTCGGGATCACCGGCATCTGGCTGATGCCCATCAACCCGTCCCCATCCACCCATGGCTACGATGTCACGGATTATTATGCGGTCAATCCGCTGTTTGGCACGTTGGATGATTTTCGCCATCTGGTCGATGAAGCGCACCGCCGTGGAATTCGAATCATTACCGATCTGGTGATCAACCATTCCTCCAGCCAGCATCCCTGGTTCATCCAATCGCAGGATCCTCAATCGCCCTACCGTGATTGGTATGTCTGGGAGGATGTCGATCCCGGCTGGAAGGGTCCCTGGGCCCAGCAGGTTTGGTATCCATTCAATAACGATTATTATTATGCGTTTTTCTGGGAGGGGATGCCCGATTTGAACTATACCAATCCGGATGTCACATCCGAAATGGAGAATGTGACCCGCTTCTGGTTGAGTGATGTGGGTATCGATGGTTTCCGCCTGGATGCCATCGGCTCTCTCATCGAAGAAGGCTCGGTGACCATCGAAACCCAGAGCTCACATGATTGGTTCGCCAACTACTACGAGTTTTACAAGGGCATCAAACCAGAAGCGATGACCATCGGTGAAGTGTGGAGGGAGGATGCCGTGGTGGTCCCCTGGGTTACCGGCAAGCAGGTCGACCTGGCGTTTGAGTTCGACCTGGCGTTTGCGATGATTGCCAGCATAAACGACGGCAATTCGTCCAGGATGCTCGATGTGCTCCGGTCGGGCACCAGCCAGTTCCCCTCCGGGCAGTATGGCACCTTTCTCGCCAACCATGACATGCACCGTGTGATGACCCAGATCGGGAATGATCCGGCCAAGGCCAAGGCGGCAGCCTCTTTATATTTTGTACTGCCTGGTGTGCCATTTCTATATTATGGTGAGGAGATCGGTATGCGGGATGAGCCGCCCGATATATTAGTCCCCGGCCCGATGCAGTGGAGCGGTGGAACCAATGCTGGATTTTCCACTGGGGTCCCCTGGTCACCCGCAGTCGTCGACCCAACCTACAATGTTTCGGCAGAGACCGCGGACCCGGAGTCACTCCTCGCGCATTACCGCACGTTGATTTCATTGCGTAATGGCCATCCCACACTCAGGACGGGAGAGTTTTACATTCTGTCAGTCGCCAATAACGGATTATTTGCCTGCCTGCGCACTACATCCAATGAATCGGTGTTGGCGGTGATTAATCTGACGGGTTCTCCCATCCAGGAATACCAATTGTCCCTGGAAGCCAGCTCCTTACCCCAGGGTAATTATTCAGCGATATCGCTGTTGGATGGAACCGAGCTGGCACCGCTGGAAGTGGCTGATCATGGCGTATTTCGGGGGTATGTGCCTTTACCTGAGATTCCGCCTTACGCCACGGTCATGCTTTTACTACAATCAGAATGA